In Kangiella koreensis DSM 16069, a single window of DNA contains:
- a CDS encoding NAD(P)H-flavin reductase, which translates to MSEQNTENLEATFVNCEVTLVRRIGRDVYWVQLTPTEASLPAFTAGQYLMLELDDGSMCPFSIASSPLQDVLELHIRRLPGHDAADKIVSQLKHRNLVRLQMPYGECVLTDSERPAVFIAGGTGFAPFHSIIKTALKNGDQRALTLYWGAQTSADLYLLEEPQAWAEEFDHFTFIPVLSGLDEKWQGRKGFVHHAFMLDHDDLTNMDIYVGGSEPMAMSVYQDLLDRGVKKSSIHSDILNIKREMGLLD; encoded by the coding sequence ATGTCAGAACAAAATACTGAAAATTTAGAAGCTACTTTCGTTAATTGCGAAGTGACCCTGGTCCGCAGAATTGGCCGTGACGTTTACTGGGTACAGTTAACACCCACCGAAGCAAGTTTGCCTGCATTCACCGCAGGTCAGTATTTGATGTTGGAATTAGATGATGGCTCGATGTGCCCTTTCTCGATTGCCAGCTCGCCTTTACAGGATGTACTGGAATTGCATATTCGCCGTTTACCTGGGCATGACGCAGCCGACAAGATTGTCAGCCAGCTGAAACATCGAAATCTGGTTAGATTGCAAATGCCGTATGGTGAGTGTGTGCTGACTGACTCAGAACGCCCGGCAGTCTTTATTGCTGGCGGTACGGGCTTTGCACCCTTTCATTCCATTATTAAAACCGCATTAAAAAACGGTGATCAAAGAGCTTTGACACTGTATTGGGGTGCGCAAACTTCTGCTGATTTGTATTTGCTGGAAGAGCCGCAAGCCTGGGCAGAAGAGTTTGACCATTTTACTTTTATACCGGTTTTGTCAGGTCTTGATGAGAAATGGCAGGGGCGTAAAGGCTTTGTTCACCATGCTTTTATGCTGGATCATGATGATCTGACCAATATGGATATTTACGTTGGTGGCTCTGAACCAATGGCCATGTCGGTTTATCAGGATCTATTAGATCGTGGAGTTAAAAAGAGCTCTATTCACTCTGATATTCTCAATATCAAGCGCGAGATGGGCTTGCTGGATTAA